Proteins encoded within one genomic window of Haematobia irritans isolate KBUSLIRL chromosome 5, ASM5000362v1, whole genome shotgun sequence:
- the LOC142239666 gene encoding uncharacterized protein LOC142239666 has product MARTKLTTLIDDHLRKSQMSLRDKYISSTVFQTRQYLKENDDILILRADKGGKTVAMNKIDYDLKMKEILQDICTYKRIKIDPTSRLKLVETLYNLNIITEQEKNKLTSRTAIAPRIYGLPKIHKDGTPLRPICSSINSPSYNLCKYIVGILRNITLDSKYNVKDSVDFKSRLENFTIQDDEVLISLTWCHYFQAFRKN; this is encoded by the coding sequence ATGGCGAGAACAAAATTGACAACGTTGATAGACGATCATTTACGAAAATCGCAAATGAGCTTGAGAGATAAATACATATCAAGCACAGTGTTCCAGACACGACAATATTTAAAGGAAAATGATGACATTCTAATTCTTCGTGCTGACAAAGGGGGAAAAACGGTTGCTATGAACAAAATTGACTATGACTTAAAGATGAAAGAAATATTACAAGATATATGCACATATAAGCGAATAAAAATTGATCCCACCTCTAGACTCAAATTAGTGGAGACACTTTACAATCTCAATATTATTACTGAACAAGAGAAGAACAAATTGACAAGCAGGACCGCAATAGCACCAAGGATTTACGGGCTTCCAAAAATACATAAGGATGGCACACCATTGAGACCCATTTGTTCTTCGATAAATTCGCCATCGTATAATTTATGTAAATACATAGTAGGTATACTAAGAAATATTACACTTGACTCAAAATATAATGTGAAGGACTCGGTAGATTTTAAGTCAAGATTGGAAAATTTTACGATTCAAGATGATGAAGTTTTAATATCCTTGACGTGGTGTCATTATTTCCAAGCATTCCGGAAAAACTAG